The following are from one region of the Juglans regia cultivar Chandler chromosome 10, Walnut 2.0, whole genome shotgun sequence genome:
- the LOC108993885 gene encoding CBS domain-containing protein CBSX1, chloroplastic-like, whose amino-acid sequence MDSILLSESLAVGNPRVAAVAHRSFSYHVPCPLLLPPGRRLVKVPTHRLLGFRRSLALAATGTLMANSVPPRSGVYTVGDFMTGREELLVVKPTTTVDEALDALVENRITGFPVIDDDWKLVGLVSDYDLLALDSILGGTPNDTSLFPEVDSSWKTFNEVQKLLSKTNGKLVGDLMTPAPVVVRETTNLEDAARILLETKYRRLPVVDVDGKLVGIITRGNVVGAALKIKRASEMKA is encoded by the exons ATGGACTCCATCCTTCTCTCGGAATCTCTAGCCGTCGGTAACCCCCGCGTCGCCGCCGTGGCTCACCGTTCATTCAGTTACCACGTGCCATGCCCTCTCCTATTGCCTCCCGGGAGGAGACTTGTGAAGGTGCCCACCCATCGTTTACTGGGTTTCCGGAGGTCCTTGGCTCTCGCCGCCACTGGCACCTTGATGGCTAATTCGGTACCC CCAAGAAGTGGAGTATACACCGTTGGTGATTTTATGACAGGAAGAGAAGAATTGCTTGTGGTAAAGCCTACGACAACAGTGGATGAAG CGCTGGACGCTCTTGTAGAAAACAGAATCACTGGCTTTCCAGTCATTGATGATGACTGGAAATTG GTCGGTCTTGTTTCAGATTATGACTTACTGGCATTGGACTCCATATTAG gtGGCACGCCAAACGACACCAGCTTGTTTCCTGAAGTTGACAGCTCTTGGAAA ACTTTTAATGAGGTACAGAAATTGCTCAGTAAAACCAATGGTAAGTTGGTTGGTGATTTGATGACACCAGCCCCAGTTGTAGTTCGTGAAACCACTAATCTTGAGGACGCTGCCAG GATATTGCTCGAGACAAAATATCGCCGGCTTCCTGTTGTAGATGTTGATGGTAAGCTG GTGGGGATCATCACCAGAGGAAATGTAGTTGGAGCTGCTCTTAAGATAAAACGTGCTAGTGAAATGAAGGCATAA